A stretch of the Fusarium musae strain F31 chromosome 2, whole genome shotgun sequence genome encodes the following:
- a CDS encoding hypothetical protein (EggNog:ENOG41) → MATSQLRAIGVFARGARLCQRAFTTSARQFEAAVSTKTNETAPAPVNENKPVEINQAPNRVGVWSRSQRPRSQAMTGPRFEQTDFDLQPQPKAAIEMIHKQPVTWTHDRIVACNGGGGPEGHPRVFINTDKPEIAVCGYCGLPFVRHTPGNLCFLNTYTIF, encoded by the exons ATGGCAACATCTCAATTGAGAGCAATTGGCGTCTTTGCGCGTGGTGCGCGCCTCTGCCAGCGCGCCTTCACCACCTCCGCTCGGCAATTCGAGGCTGCTGTCTCTACCAAAACTAATGAGACTGCCCCCGCCCCGGTCAACGAGAACAAGCCTGTTGAGATCAATCAAGCTCCCAACCGCGTCGGTGTCTGGTCCCGTAGCCAGAGACCGCGTTCTCAGGCCATGACCGGCCCCCGATTCGAGCAGACCGACTTCGATCTCCAG CCTCAACCCAAAGCCGCCATTGAGATGATTCACAAGCAACCCGTTACATGGACGCACGACCGCATTGTTGCCTGCAATGGCGGTGGTGGCCCTGAGGGTCATCCTAGagtcttcatcaacaccgaCAAGCCCGAGATTGCTGTTTGTGGCTACTGCGGCCTGCCTTTTGTACGGCACACCCCTGGCAATTTGTGCTTtcttaatacttatactatattttag